In the Arachis ipaensis cultivar K30076 chromosome B10, Araip1.1, whole genome shotgun sequence genome, one interval contains:
- the LOC107623585 gene encoding uncharacterized protein LOC107623585 isoform X1: protein MGKQEPEQYLQHQQQRNNAQQQQRHSSGIVCRAFSFLLGTISFKCLFVLILSLSALLSGIFWILPNYAHKLSYDAKVEIKHSAFLQASFRMDRPISEVLPYVERLEYDIYGEIGLPNTKVAVLSMRQSVQPNWTDVVFGVLSVPMNASIDPALLSVLRSSFLELFLQQTNLTLTKSIFGNACIFEILKFSGGLTVIPVQSATIWQTPEVLFNFTLYNSTSEVLDNIDDLKDELKSGLHLKSNENVFVKITSAKGSTVAPPVTVQASVMPGFGSLLPGRLRQLAEILKGPAARNLGLDYSRFGIVIQIMLSSVLRDTLHATSPSPSPSPSPSPSPSPLPSISPVPSPSVEQPPCFDCEVSAPASSAVTKLPPDPCPYSGLYPSKPSRENYSKTSFSQYHSPPAPTPTSHSASHNTEKVPDASPDLRVTRGSKLLQGEEISKRLVSYSLAPSSISSAGGDFHSKIFLLGFCMLLVSFVFLNDITF from the exons ATGGGGAAACAGGAACCAGAGCAGTACCTGCAGCACCAACAGCAGAGGAACAACGCTCAACAGCAACAACGACACTCATCGGGAATCGTGTGCCgtgctttctcctttcttctcggAACCATCAGTTTCAAGTGCCTCTTCGTTCTCATACTCAGTCTCTCCGCTCTTCTTTCTGGAATCTTCTGGATTCTTCCCAATTACGCCCACAAACTCAGCTACGACGCCAAAGTTGAAATTAAGCATAGCG CTTTCCTTCAAGCTTCCTTCAGAATGGACAGACCCATCTCAGAAGTTCTGCCATACGTTGAAAGATTAGAATATGATATATATGGTGAAATAGGTCTTCCAAATACAAAG GTGGCTGTCCTATCTATGCGCCAAAGTGTTCAACCTAACTGGACTGACGTGGTTTTCGGTGTTCTTTCTGTTCCAATGAATGCTTCAATAGATCCAGCACTCTTGAGTGTGCTGCGGTCATCGTTTCTTGAACTGTTCCTCCAGCAAACCAATCTGACTCTGACAAAATCAATATTTGGGAATGCATGTATATTTGAGATATTGAAGTTTTCTGGGGGGTTGACTGTAATACCAGTGCAGTCGGCTACTATTTGGCAGACACCTGAGGTTCTCTTTAATTTTACTCTTTATAACTCAACATCAGAAGTGCTGGATAATATTGATGACCTAAAGGATGAATTGAAGTCTGGATTGCATCTGAAGTCAAATGAG AATGTGTTTGTAAAAATAACAAGTGCAAAGGGCTCAACAGTAGCTCCTCCAGTAACAGTGCAGGCTTCAGTCATGCCAGGCTTTGGGAGCCTCCTACCTGGAAGATTGAGACAATTAGCTGAAATATTAAAAGGCCCTGCTGCAAGAAATCTTGGCCTTGATTACTCTCGCTTTGGCATTGTCATACAAATCATGTTATCCTCTGTTTTAAGGGATACATTGCATGCCACCTCACCTTCTCCttccccttctccttctccttctccttctccttctccgttGCCATCAATTTCTCCAGTACCCTCACCAAGTGTTGAGCAACCCCCTTGTTTCGACTGTGAAGTTTCTGCACCTGCATCTTCTGCTGTGACTAAACTTCCTCCAGACCCCTGTCCATATAGTGGATTATATCCTTCAAAGCCTTCACGAGAGAATTATTCTAAAACTTCCTTTTCCCAATATCATTCACCTCCCGCTCCTACTCCTACCTCGCATTCAGCAAGCCACAATACGGAGAAAGTCCCAGATGCGTCACCTGATCTTCGGGTGACCCGTGGCTCCAAGCTTCTGCAGGGTGAAGAAATATCTAAAAGACTGGTGTCTTATTCACTTGCTCCATCCTCAATAT CTTCAGCAGGTGGTGATTTCCATAGCAAAATTTTTCTACTGGGATTTTGTATGCTATTAGTTTCTTTTGTTTTCCTCAATGATATCACATTTTGA
- the LOC107623585 gene encoding uncharacterized protein LOC107623585 isoform X2, giving the protein MDRPISEVLPYVERLEYDIYGEIGLPNTKVAVLSMRQSVQPNWTDVVFGVLSVPMNASIDPALLSVLRSSFLELFLQQTNLTLTKSIFGNACIFEILKFSGGLTVIPVQSATIWQTPEVLFNFTLYNSTSEVLDNIDDLKDELKSGLHLKSNENVFVKITSAKGSTVAPPVTVQASVMPGFGSLLPGRLRQLAEILKGPAARNLGLDYSRFGIVIQIMLSSVLRDTLHATSPSPSPSPSPSPSPSPLPSISPVPSPSVEQPPCFDCEVSAPASSAVTKLPPDPCPYSGLYPSKPSRENYSKTSFSQYHSPPAPTPTSHSASHNTEKVPDASPDLRVTRGSKLLQGEEISKRLVSYSLAPSSISSAGGDFHSKIFLLGFCMLLVSFVFLNDITF; this is encoded by the exons ATGGACAGACCCATCTCAGAAGTTCTGCCATACGTTGAAAGATTAGAATATGATATATATGGTGAAATAGGTCTTCCAAATACAAAG GTGGCTGTCCTATCTATGCGCCAAAGTGTTCAACCTAACTGGACTGACGTGGTTTTCGGTGTTCTTTCTGTTCCAATGAATGCTTCAATAGATCCAGCACTCTTGAGTGTGCTGCGGTCATCGTTTCTTGAACTGTTCCTCCAGCAAACCAATCTGACTCTGACAAAATCAATATTTGGGAATGCATGTATATTTGAGATATTGAAGTTTTCTGGGGGGTTGACTGTAATACCAGTGCAGTCGGCTACTATTTGGCAGACACCTGAGGTTCTCTTTAATTTTACTCTTTATAACTCAACATCAGAAGTGCTGGATAATATTGATGACCTAAAGGATGAATTGAAGTCTGGATTGCATCTGAAGTCAAATGAG AATGTGTTTGTAAAAATAACAAGTGCAAAGGGCTCAACAGTAGCTCCTCCAGTAACAGTGCAGGCTTCAGTCATGCCAGGCTTTGGGAGCCTCCTACCTGGAAGATTGAGACAATTAGCTGAAATATTAAAAGGCCCTGCTGCAAGAAATCTTGGCCTTGATTACTCTCGCTTTGGCATTGTCATACAAATCATGTTATCCTCTGTTTTAAGGGATACATTGCATGCCACCTCACCTTCTCCttccccttctccttctccttctccttctccttctccgttGCCATCAATTTCTCCAGTACCCTCACCAAGTGTTGAGCAACCCCCTTGTTTCGACTGTGAAGTTTCTGCACCTGCATCTTCTGCTGTGACTAAACTTCCTCCAGACCCCTGTCCATATAGTGGATTATATCCTTCAAAGCCTTCACGAGAGAATTATTCTAAAACTTCCTTTTCCCAATATCATTCACCTCCCGCTCCTACTCCTACCTCGCATTCAGCAAGCCACAATACGGAGAAAGTCCCAGATGCGTCACCTGATCTTCGGGTGACCCGTGGCTCCAAGCTTCTGCAGGGTGAAGAAATATCTAAAAGACTGGTGTCTTATTCACTTGCTCCATCCTCAATAT CTTCAGCAGGTGGTGATTTCCATAGCAAAATTTTTCTACTGGGATTTTGTATGCTATTAGTTTCTTTTGTTTTCCTCAATGATATCACATTTTGA
- the LOC107620111 gene encoding increased DNA methylation 3-like, producing MDVKGTIYYERKHVPKTNIPVISDCKFLIDFIMNNYLGPDVKSDIPRRSVSHLLRYALPGLVLDINMFHMYLKGKLLFPSSDFTENSKQFTSFYPLDLHPQRWFPESFRIIKGIVLIDDPISSGIKEKDLNRFMSLTGVNTLKLNQNECLGVKIDTQVGKDVGDSNGANEAPEKQSTQEYKRKYIDDTPPTPEFPRVVPTKQYATGDHSKKICSRWDGPSLMPLLSIPDVDDCDQGSSFVLTGTAKSGKCGPPVGVVDIGTSKAAYLFRVSLPGVRKDYSQFSCEIEYDGRVHIKGLLGGGRTITKQSRVYDMKVRQLCSPGPFTLSFRLPGPVDPRLFAPNFKSDGIFEAVV from the exons ATGGATGTGAAAGGAACTATTTATTATGAGAGAAAGCATGTTCCTAAAACTAATATTCCAGTGATTAGTGATTGCAAATTTCTAATTGACTTCATAATGAATAATTACTTGGGACCTGATGTTAAGTCTGATATTCCAAGACGTTCAGTTTCTCATTTACTAAGATATGCTCTCCCTGGTCTTGTTCTTGATATCAATATGTTTCATATGTATCTAAAGGGAAAATTGCTTTTTCCAAGCTCTGATTTTACTGAGAATAGTAAGCAGTTTACAAGTTTTTACCCTTTGGATCTTCATCCACAGAGGTGGTTCCCTGAGAGCTTTAGAATCATTAAAGGCATTGTTTTAATCGATGATCCTATTTCGTCGGGCATCAAGGAGAAGGATTTAAATAGGTTCATGTCTTTAACTGGTGTGAATACTTTAAAGTTGAATCAAAATGAATGTTTAGGTGTTAAAATTGACACTCAAGTAGGCAAGGATGTTGGTGATAGTAATGGAGCCAACGAGGCTCCGGAGAAACAGTCTACGCAAGAGTACAAGAGAAAGTACATTGACGACACTCCGCCAACGCCGGAGTTCCCCCGTGTTGTCCCCACAAAGCAATATGCCACCGGAGATCATTCCAAGAAGATTTGTAGCAGATGGGATGGACCTTCCTTGATGCCCCTTCTCTCTATTCCAGACGTTGACGATTGCGACCAAGGTTCGTCTTTTGTTTTAACAGGGACAGCCAAAAGTGGGAAATGTGGTCCTCCTGTGGGTGTTGTGGATATTGGCACTAGTAAAGCAGCATATCTATTCCGGGTTTCGTTACCAGGGGTCAGAAAAGATTATA GTCAATTCAGTTGTGAGATTGAATATGATGGGAGGGTTCACATCAAGGGGTTGTTAGGTGGTGGAAGAACCATAACAAAACAATCACGAGTTTATGACATGAAAGTCCGGCAGTTGTGCTCGCCTGGACCATTCACGCTTTCATTCAGACTTCCAGGGCCGGTCGATCCAAGACTGTTTGCACCTAACTTCAAATCTGATGGCATTTTTGAAGCAGTTGTA
- the LOC107623885 gene encoding RHOMBOID-like protein 10, chloroplastic isoform X2 gives MVGVNGPQLFLSPVCKAAPYPLDLIATAAAGHLLRHCSNHHLRLDALLHSCFKDKWCQSSLKLKGLNFLQLSNNDLNSTCSTSFSFFNGGGHGAHFGNDGMSNSKMSGNNPFNGRKWTNILLAANVLFYIAQLATQGKLLLWGAKINSLIDKGQFWRLATSSFLHANVGHLLINCYSLNSVGPTVEIFSGPKRFLAVYFASAIASSAMSYWFCRMPAVGASGAIFGLVGSVAVFVLRHKDIVGGGKEDLLHIAHVIALNMLIGLLSNGIDNWGHLGGLIGGVAASWLIGPAWKHESTSRDGRRLFTDSAPLYKLFKNKRVPKQWK, from the exons ATGGTAGGAGTGAATGGTCCTCAGCTTTTCCTGTCGCCAGTTTGCAAGGCAGCTCCTTACCCACTTGATCTCATCGCCACTGCCGCCGCCGGCCACCTTCTCCGCCACTGCTCCAACCACCATCTCCGCCTTGACGCCCTTCTTCACTCCTGTTTCAAG GATAAATGGTGCCAAAGTTCCCTTAAACTCAAAGGACTAAATTTTCTTCAACTTTCAAACAATGATTTGAATTCCACATGTTCAACTAGTTTCTCTTTCTTTAATGGGGGAGGAcatggagcacactttggaaaTGATGGGATGTCTAACTCCAAGATGTCTGGAAACAATCCATTTAATGGAAGGAAATGGACAAACATTCTCCTTGCTGCTAATGTCTT ATTTTATATTGCACAACTTGCAACCCAAGGCAAGCTTTTGTTATGGGGAGCGAAG ATAAACAGTCTGATTGACAAAGGACAATTTTGGAGACTCGCCACATCTTCCTTTCTGCATGCAAACGTTGGACATCTCCTG ATCAATTGTTATTCGTTAAACTCAGTTGGTCCTACCGTGGAGATCTTCAGTGGTCCTAAAAGATTTCTTGCAGTATACTTTGCCTCTGCAATTGCAA GTTCGGCTATGAGTTATTGGTTCTGCAGAATGCCTGCAGTAGGTGCATCCGGGGCAATTTTTGGACTA GTTGGGTCAGTTGCAGTGTTTGTCTTGAGGCACAAGGACATCGTAGGAGGTGGTAAAGAAGATTTGCTGCACATAGCACATGTAATTGCACTCAATATG CTCATTGGACTATTATCCAATGGCATTGACAATTGGGGACAT TTAGGAGGGTTAATTGGTGGAGTTGCTGCATCTTGGCTTATTGGACCTGCATGGAAACATGAATCTACATCAAGggatggaagaaggctcttcactGATAGTGCTCCATTGTATAAACTCTTCAAGAATAAGAGAGTACCTAAGCAATGGAAATAA
- the LOC107623885 gene encoding RHOMBOID-like protein 10, chloroplastic isoform X3 — translation MVGVNGPQLFLSPVCKAAPYPLDLIATAAAGHLLRHCSNHHLRLDALLHSCFKKLTSLDQLFKLKDKWCQSSLKLKGLNFLQLSNNDLNSTCSTSFSFFNGGGHGAHFGNDGMSNSKMSGNNPFNGRKWTNILLAANVLFYIAQLATQGKLLLWGAKINSLIDKGQFWRLATSSFLHANVGHLLINCYSLNSVGPTVEIFSGPKRFLAVYFASAIASSAMSYWFCRMPAVGASGAIFGLVGSVAVFVLRHKDIVGGGKEDLLHIAHVIALNMLGGLIGGVAASWLIGPAWKHESTSRDGRRLFTDSAPLYKLFKNKRVPKQWK, via the exons ATGGTAGGAGTGAATGGTCCTCAGCTTTTCCTGTCGCCAGTTTGCAAGGCAGCTCCTTACCCACTTGATCTCATCGCCACTGCCGCCGCCGGCCACCTTCTCCGCCACTGCTCCAACCACCATCTCCGCCTTGACGCCCTTCTTCACTCCTGTTTCAAG AAACTCACTTCTCTTGATCAACTGTTTAAATTGAAGGATAAATGGTGCCAAAGTTCCCTTAAACTCAAAGGACTAAATTTTCTTCAACTTTCAAACAATGATTTGAATTCCACATGTTCAACTAGTTTCTCTTTCTTTAATGGGGGAGGAcatggagcacactttggaaaTGATGGGATGTCTAACTCCAAGATGTCTGGAAACAATCCATTTAATGGAAGGAAATGGACAAACATTCTCCTTGCTGCTAATGTCTT ATTTTATATTGCACAACTTGCAACCCAAGGCAAGCTTTTGTTATGGGGAGCGAAG ATAAACAGTCTGATTGACAAAGGACAATTTTGGAGACTCGCCACATCTTCCTTTCTGCATGCAAACGTTGGACATCTCCTG ATCAATTGTTATTCGTTAAACTCAGTTGGTCCTACCGTGGAGATCTTCAGTGGTCCTAAAAGATTTCTTGCAGTATACTTTGCCTCTGCAATTGCAA GTTCGGCTATGAGTTATTGGTTCTGCAGAATGCCTGCAGTAGGTGCATCCGGGGCAATTTTTGGACTA GTTGGGTCAGTTGCAGTGTTTGTCTTGAGGCACAAGGACATCGTAGGAGGTGGTAAAGAAGATTTGCTGCACATAGCACATGTAATTGCACTCAATATG TTAGGAGGGTTAATTGGTGGAGTTGCTGCATCTTGGCTTATTGGACCTGCATGGAAACATGAATCTACATCAAGggatggaagaaggctcttcactGATAGTGCTCCATTGTATAAACTCTTCAAGAATAAGAGAGTACCTAAGCAATGGAAATAA
- the LOC107623885 gene encoding RHOMBOID-like protein 10, chloroplastic isoform X1, whose protein sequence is MVGVNGPQLFLSPVCKAAPYPLDLIATAAAGHLLRHCSNHHLRLDALLHSCFKKLTSLDQLFKLKDKWCQSSLKLKGLNFLQLSNNDLNSTCSTSFSFFNGGGHGAHFGNDGMSNSKMSGNNPFNGRKWTNILLAANVLFYIAQLATQGKLLLWGAKINSLIDKGQFWRLATSSFLHANVGHLLINCYSLNSVGPTVEIFSGPKRFLAVYFASAIASSAMSYWFCRMPAVGASGAIFGLVGSVAVFVLRHKDIVGGGKEDLLHIAHVIALNMLIGLLSNGIDNWGHLGGLIGGVAASWLIGPAWKHESTSRDGRRLFTDSAPLYKLFKNKRVPKQWK, encoded by the exons ATGGTAGGAGTGAATGGTCCTCAGCTTTTCCTGTCGCCAGTTTGCAAGGCAGCTCCTTACCCACTTGATCTCATCGCCACTGCCGCCGCCGGCCACCTTCTCCGCCACTGCTCCAACCACCATCTCCGCCTTGACGCCCTTCTTCACTCCTGTTTCAAG AAACTCACTTCTCTTGATCAACTGTTTAAATTGAAGGATAAATGGTGCCAAAGTTCCCTTAAACTCAAAGGACTAAATTTTCTTCAACTTTCAAACAATGATTTGAATTCCACATGTTCAACTAGTTTCTCTTTCTTTAATGGGGGAGGAcatggagcacactttggaaaTGATGGGATGTCTAACTCCAAGATGTCTGGAAACAATCCATTTAATGGAAGGAAATGGACAAACATTCTCCTTGCTGCTAATGTCTT ATTTTATATTGCACAACTTGCAACCCAAGGCAAGCTTTTGTTATGGGGAGCGAAG ATAAACAGTCTGATTGACAAAGGACAATTTTGGAGACTCGCCACATCTTCCTTTCTGCATGCAAACGTTGGACATCTCCTG ATCAATTGTTATTCGTTAAACTCAGTTGGTCCTACCGTGGAGATCTTCAGTGGTCCTAAAAGATTTCTTGCAGTATACTTTGCCTCTGCAATTGCAA GTTCGGCTATGAGTTATTGGTTCTGCAGAATGCCTGCAGTAGGTGCATCCGGGGCAATTTTTGGACTA GTTGGGTCAGTTGCAGTGTTTGTCTTGAGGCACAAGGACATCGTAGGAGGTGGTAAAGAAGATTTGCTGCACATAGCACATGTAATTGCACTCAATATG CTCATTGGACTATTATCCAATGGCATTGACAATTGGGGACAT TTAGGAGGGTTAATTGGTGGAGTTGCTGCATCTTGGCTTATTGGACCTGCATGGAAACATGAATCTACATCAAGggatggaagaaggctcttcactGATAGTGCTCCATTGTATAAACTCTTCAAGAATAAGAGAGTACCTAAGCAATGGAAATAA
- the LOC107621962 gene encoding E3 ubiquitin-protein ligase RING1 has translation MSLTGRPRVIVNGVRRTRSFHCFWCLNCQRTVRIPATYPNGSLCPYCFNRLRYELDITRPTRFLFTNNNNLEPSPASQLLNGLALILHPPQHNHNRWEGQEEETLENQQDPRAWITLRFVRPNNNGPQRLMPPPLQPQPQANNNSDPIDEFIQNLVENNNNRPGPPPASSSAIAALPVVRLAREQLASDPNCAICKEEFEVDGEVRELPCKHFYHCDCILPWLRIHNTCPVCRYELPPVPASENQNNNHNHNINNNEQQRFISFNWILRQIASISSPIRAILDYWTHRHYSNHQDNNAPAHDDGGTISSWWRELFIL, from the exons ATGTCCTTAACAGGGCGTCCTCGAGTGATCGTGAATGGAGTCCGAAGAACAAGAAGTTTCCACTGTTTCTGGTGCCTTAACTGCCAACGAACAGTGAGAATACCTGCTACCTATCCAAACGGTTCTCTCTGCCCTTATTGCTTCAATAGACTCCGTTATGAGCTTGACATAACAAGGCCAACAAGGTTTCTCTTCACCAACAACAACAATCTGGAACCTTCACCAGCTTCTCAGCTATTGAATGGCCTCGCTCTCATTCTCCATCCACCTCAACACAATCATAACCGATGGGAAGGACAAGAAGAAGAAACACTAGAAAATCAACAAGATCCACGAGCTTGGATTACTCTCAGATTCGTCAGGCCAAATAACAACGGTCCACAGAGACTTATGCCTCCACCGCTGCAGCCGCAACCGCAAGCCAACAATAACAGCGATCCGATTGATGAATTCATTCAAAATTTGGTCGAGAATAATAACAACCGGCCGGGGCCGCCTCCGGCTTCGTCTTCGGCCATCGCAGCGTTGCCGGTGGTGAGGCTGGCGCGGGAACAATTGGCTAGTGATCCGAACTGTGCAATATGCAAAGAGGAATTTGAGGTAGATGGAGAAGTGAGGGAGTTGCCGTGCAAGCATTTCTACCATTGCGATTGCATTCTACCATGGCTGCGCATCCATAATACCTGCCCTGTCTGCCGCTATGAGCTTCCTCCTGTTCCGGCGAGTGAGAATCAGaataataatcataatcataatattaataataatgagCAGCAGAGGTTTATTAGCTTCAACTGGATTTTGAGACAAATTGCTTCGATCAGTAGCCCCATTCGTGCTATCTTGGATTATTGGACTCACAGACATTACTCTAATCACCAAGATAACAATGCTCCTGCTCATGATGATGGAG GTACTATTAGCTCTTGGTGGAGAGAATTGTTCATCTTATAG
- the LOC107623077 gene encoding LOW QUALITY PROTEIN: protein RETICULATA-RELATED 1, chloroplastic (The sequence of the model RefSeq protein was modified relative to this genomic sequence to represent the inferred CDS: inserted 1 base in 1 codon; substituted 3 bases at 3 genomic stop codons), translating into MSHAVFHTAQIMPMNSHVNANTLSSKPSLPPLPFIHHRRRRFLPIRASASPAEVDSDSVSMLERCFAAPAASNSSSPSSSASLGPVMKGQYGSLGAVTLEKSKLDTTQKQTKSSPELDVGGGSGGIGKKINHGGGDGGDDDGDDDDYFDDFDDGDEGDEGGLFRRRILLEELFDRKFVDAVLNEWQKTMMDLPAGFRQAYELGLVSSAQMVKFLSINARPTKLFSXYINDVLHRLLADPAFMYRFLLEEAATIGCSVWWELKNRKDRIKQEWDLALINVLTVAACNAVVVWSLAPCRSYGNTFKFDLQNTLQKLPNNIFEKSYPLREFDLQKRIQCFLFKAAELCMVGLSTGAVQGALSNSLARKKEGRLSVTVPSVSSNALGYGAFLGIYANLRYQLLCGFDRAMVSHFDVIGVALFFSTALRVMNVQLGETSRRAWLGVEADPLAHSDELLKKVYSRPSENVEKQSSRWFISKNALVSGLGLLGIKXRECRFRWXWTIVSPXSSKKKDCTEEGCCRNSLVSSNVNVGIIQFCCLSLLATARVSLRFQALHTLEPGGV; encoded by the exons ATGTCTCACGCGGTGTTTCACACGGCGCAAATCATGCCTATGAACTCACATGTCAACGCCAACACCTTGTCCTCTAAACCCTCCCTCCCGCCTCTCCCCTTTATCCACCACCGCCGTCGCCGCTTCCTGCCGATTAGGGCCTCGGCGTCCCCCGCCGAGGTGGACAGCGACTCCGTCTCTATGCTAGAGCGCTGCTTTGCGGCCCCCGCGGCTTCGAATTCTTCGTCTCCTTCTTCCTCGGCTTCGTTGGGTCCGGTTATGAAGGGGCAGTACGGTTCCCTTGGCGCCGTGACGCTTGAGAAATCCAAGCTTGACACGACGCAAAAGCAAACCAAGTCGAGCCCTGAG CTAGATGTTGGGGGAGGTAGTGGAGGTATTGGAAAGAAAATCAATCATGGTGGTGGTGACGGAggcgatgatgatggtgatgatgatgattactTTGATGACTTTGATGATGGTGATGAGGGAGATGAAGGCGGATTGTTTAGGAGACGGATACTTCTTGAAGAG CTATTTGATCGTAAATTTGTGGATGCTGTGTTAAATGAATGGCAAAAGACGATGATGGATTTGCCTGCTGGGTTTCGGCAGGCTTATGAATTG ggaTTGGTTAGCTCAGCTCAAATGGTAAAATTCCTTTCAATCAATGCCAGGCCAACAAAACTTTTCT CCTGATATATCAATGATGTACTGCACAGGTTGCTGGCAGATCCTGCATTCATGTATAGGTTTCTATTAGAGGAAGCTGCTACAATAGGTTGCTCAGTATGGTGGGAACTTAAAAATCGGAAGGATAG GATAAAGCAGGAGTGGGATCTTGCACTAATCAATGTGCTGACAGTAGCAGCATGCAATGCAGTAGTTGTTTGGTCACTTGCTCCTTGTCGATCATACGGCAACACATTTAAATTTGATCTACAAAATACATTGCAGAAGCTTCCAAACAACATATTTGAAAAGAGCTATCCACTAAGGGAATTTGACTTGCAAAAGAGAATCCAATGCTTTTTGTTCAAGGCTGCTGAGTTGTGCATGGTTGGTTTAAGCACTGGTGCAGTACAGGGTGCCTTGTCTAACTCTTTGGCCCGGAAAAAGGAGGGAAG GTTATCTGTGACAGTCCCAAGTGTGAGCAGCAATGCACTTGGTTATGGTGCTTTTCTTGGAATCTATGCTAATCTGAGATATCAACTGCTATGTGGATTTGATAGAGCAATGGTTAGCCATTTTGATGTCATTGGAGTCGCACTGTTCTTCAGCACAGCCTTGAG GGTCATGAACGTTCAATTAGGAGAAACTTCCAGGCGAGCCTGGCTTGGAGTGGAGGCAGATCCCCTTGCTCACTCGGATGAACTTTTGAAGAAAGTTTACAGCAGGCCTTCTGAAAATGTAGAAAAACAGTCCTCAAGATGGTTTATATCTAAGAATGCACTTGTTTCAGGCCTTGGACTACTGGGCATCA CAAGAGAATGCAGGTTCCGTTGGTGATGGACAATCGTCAGCCCCTAAAGCTCGAAGAAAAAGGATTGTACGGAAGAAGGTTGCTGCAGGAACAGCTTAGTTTCTTCAAATGTAAACGTAGGCATTATCCAATTTTGCTGTTTGTCATTGTTAGCTACTGCTCGGGTGTCCCTGCGGTTTCAGGCTCTGCATACTCTGGAACCTGGAGGGGTTTGA
- the LOC107624509 gene encoding elongation of fatty acids protein 3-like, with the protein MNMTANAMISGLQYWLVNHPTILNFQWDPPQTPFSSTMFLSAAVLSYLSLILILSVLPLPPLSPNLLKPLTALHNLSLLILSLAMSLGCALTTLSHIPHLNWAICFPPNTRPNGPLFFWAYVFYLSKILEFLDTLFIVLSRSFARLTFLHVYHHATVLVMCYLWLQTSQSLFPVALVTNASVHVLMYGYYFLSGLGIRPRWKRAVTDCQIVQFVFSFAVSGLMLYQHFYGSGCSGIWGWCFNAVFNASLLALFVDFHLKSYAKNKNKKIKHS; encoded by the coding sequence ATGAATATGACGGCGAACGCCATGATCTCCGGCCTCCAATACTGGCTAGTTAACCACCCAACCATCCTCAACTTCCAATGGGACCCACCTCAAACCCCGTTCTCCTCCACCATGTTCCTGTCGGCGGCAGTTCTATCCTACCTATCCCTGATCCTCATCCTCTCCGTCCTCCCTCTTCCGCCACTCTCCCCGAATCTCTTAAAGCCACTCACGGCACTCCACAATCTCAGCCTCCTCATCCTCTCCCTCGCCATGTCCCTTGGCTGCGCCCTCACCACACTCTCCCACATCCCTCACCTCAACTGGGCCATCTGCTTCCCTCCAAACACCAGGCCCAATGGGCCTCTCTTCTTTTGGGCCTACGTCTTCTACCTCTCCAAGATCCTCGAGTTCCTCGACACGCTCTTCATCGTTCTCTCCCGCTCCTTCGCGCGCCTCACGTTCCTCCATGTGTACCACCACGCCACCGTGCTCGTCATGTGCTACCTCTGGCTCCAAACTTCGCAGTCGCTGTTCCCGGTGGCGCTCGTGACCAACGCCTCCGTGCACGTGCTCATGTACGGCTATTACTTCCTCAGCGGGCTAGGGATCCGACCGCGGTGGAAGCGCGCCGTGACGGATTGCCAGATCGTGCAGTTCGTGTTCAGCTTCGCCGTCTCAGGTTTGATGCTGTACCAGCACTTCTACGGGTCCGGTTGCTCCGGGATCTGGGGTTGGTGCTTCAATGCGGTTTTCAATGCTTCTCTTTTGGCCCTGTTCGTTGACTTTCATCTCAAGAGTTATGctaagaacaagaacaagaagattaAACACTCATAA